Below is a window of Bacillota bacterium DNA.
ACCAGAGCGGTGGTACGCGATGTGGAGCAGTGTCTGAGGTGCGGGGTCGATGCGGTGGCCATTTCCATTTCCACCTCCGACCTGCAGATAGAGACGAAACTGCAGAAGGACAGGGCCTGGGTGCTGCGCCAGATTGCGGAGTGCGTCAATCTGGCGAGAAAGCATGACCTGTATGTGTCCGTCAGTGCCGAGGATGGCTCGAGGGCCGGCGAGGATTTCCTGGCTCAGTTCTGCAGGGTGGTCGTCGAGACCGGAGCGCACAGGGTGCGCTTCTGCGACACCGTGGGCATCCTCGATCCGTTTACTACCCACGAGAAGGTGAAGAGGCTTCTCGACACCGTGCGCGGGCTGGAGATCGAAATGCACATGCATAACGACTTCGGGATGGCTACGGCCAACACGCTGGCCGGCTTGATGGCAGGGGCCAGATACGCCGGGGTCACGATGAACGGCCTGGGAGAGCGGGCAGGAAACGCCCCGCTCGAGGAGGTCGTGATGTCCGCTAAACACGTCCTTGGATACCACACCAACATCGAAACGCGATCGTTCAAGGAGCTGTCCGAATACGTTGGGCTGGCCTCTGGAAGAGGCGTTCATCCCGCCAAGCCTATAGTGGGTTCGTCGGTTTTCGCGCACGAATCGGGGATTCACGTCGATGGCACTTTGAAGAACCCCGGCAACTACGAGGCGTTTGACCCGGCCGAGGTGGGGCTCGAGAGGAAGATCGTTGTCGGCAAGCATTCGGGCACCGCCGCTATAAAGCGCCGGCTCCAGGACTACGGAATAACGGCGGATGAGAAGACTGTCGCGGAGCTACTAGCCGCCGTGAAGAGCTCCGCAATCGAACTCAAGCGATCCCTGGTGGACCAGGAGCTGCTGCATCTCTATCGCGATATCTCACGGAGGCAGGCCAAAGCCGGTTGACGGGTGACAATATCACAGTCCGACCACAAGGGCAATTCGACCCATTGACGCGCTCAGGCAGCGAGTGCTAGAATAACCGCAATATGCAAAGGCGATGAAGGGAGAAGTACGCGCCCCGTTCCGGAAGCAGAGAACCCCGCGGGTGCCCAGCCGGCGCCCGGTGCGAGCGGGGATTCCGAAAGGCGCGGAAATCCGCCCCCGAGCTGCGGACCGAAAACCGCTGGAGACGCGTCCCTGGCCGGCCCAGCCGGCGACGGCGCGATACGGCCGGCAAGTAGGCTCCGACGGACTGCACCGTTACAGTGCAAGGCGTCAACGCTAATCAGAGTTGTGCCTGAGAGTTGGGCTCGAGAGCCAACCAGGGTGGAACCGCGGGGTCAAACCCGTCCCTTGACCGGGACGGGTTTTTGTGTTTGGGGGTGTTGTGATGGCGGTCAACGTGAGGGTGCCGGCGACTTCGGCGAACATGGGTCCTGGGTTCGACGCGCTCGGCATCGCCCTGAACCTCTATAACTACCTGGAGGTAGAGGAGGGCGGGGAAGGCCTCAACCTGGAGATCGGCGGCGAGGGTGAGTCGAGGCTCCCCCGGGACGAGAGAAACCTCATCGTCTCGTCGATGCGGAAGGTCTTCGAACGAACCGGATATAGGCCCAAAGGCCTGCGGATCAGGGCCACCAACAACATCCCGCTCACGCGGGGGCTCGGCAGCAGCGCCGCCGCGATAGTTGCCGGCCTGGTCGCCGCCAATGAACTGGCGGGCGCCGCCCTCAGCACCGAAGACCTGCTCAACCTGGCCACGGAGATCGAGGGCCACCCCGATAACGTCGCCCCCGCTCTCCTCGGCGGGTTCGTGATATCCACCGTGGAATCCGGACGCGTGCGGTACATGAGGCTTGAACCCCCGCTCGGCTCAAACGTCCTGGTCGTGATCCCCGACAAGGAACTGAGGACCGAGGAAGCGCGCGCAGTCCTGCCGCAGCAGGTACCGATGGAGGACGCCATATTCAACATCAGCCGCGCCGCGGCCCTGGTCGGAGGGCTGGTTACGGGCCGGTCCGAGGTCCTCGAATGGGCCACCGAGGACAGGCTCCACCAGCAGTACAGGAGCGGGCTCGCTCCCGAGCTCAAGGACGCGATCGAAGCCGCCCGGAGGGCCGGCGCGAAGGGAGCGGCCGTGAGCGGCTCGGGACCATCGCTGCTGGTTTTCACCGACGGCCACGCCTCAAGAGTGAAAGCCGCCATCCTCGAGGTGTTCACCGAAAAGGGCGTCCCGTGCCGGATCATGGAGCTCGGTCTCGATCTGTACGGTGCCCGGCTGGTGGCAGGCAACACGCCCGCCCCAATCGTGCAGAAGTATGGGGGCAGTTCGGTGGCCGACCCCGACAGGGTCAAGAACGTCGCGAGGCGGGTCGCCAAAGCCCACGAACAGGGCAATCGTGTGGTAGTCGTGGTCTCGGCCATGGGCAGGACTACTGATGAACTCATCGAGATCGCGAGGCAGGTATCCTCCGACCCC
It encodes the following:
- the nifV gene encoding homocitrate synthase, giving the protein MNGSDLDRKTLKLVDTTLRDGEQAAGVVFSAREKRRIAEMLDEVGVDQLEVGIPAIGAEEERAISEIAGAGLKASIMAWTRAVVRDVEQCLRCGVDAVAISISTSDLQIETKLQKDRAWVLRQIAECVNLARKHDLYVSVSAEDGSRAGEDFLAQFCRVVVETGAHRVRFCDTVGILDPFTTHEKVKRLLDTVRGLEIEMHMHNDFGMATANTLAGLMAGARYAGVTMNGLGERAGNAPLEEVVMSAKHVLGYHTNIETRSFKELSEYVGLASGRGVHPAKPIVGSSVFAHESGIHVDGTLKNPGNYEAFDPAEVGLERKIVVGKHSGTAAIKRRLQDYGITADEKTVAELLAAVKSSAIELKRSLVDQELLHLYRDISRRQAKAG
- a CDS encoding aspartate kinase, which gives rise to MAVNVRVPATSANMGPGFDALGIALNLYNYLEVEEGGEGLNLEIGGEGESRLPRDERNLIVSSMRKVFERTGYRPKGLRIRATNNIPLTRGLGSSAAAIVAGLVAANELAGAALSTEDLLNLATEIEGHPDNVAPALLGGFVISTVESGRVRYMRLEPPLGSNVLVVIPDKELRTEEARAVLPQQVPMEDAIFNISRAAALVGGLVTGRSEVLEWATEDRLHQQYRSGLAPELKDAIEAARRAGAKGAAVSGSGPSLLVFTDGHASRVKAAILEVFTEKGVPCRIMELGLDLYGARLVAGNTPAPIVQKYGGSSVADPDRVKNVARRVAKAHEQGNRVVVVVSAMGRTTDELIEIARQVSSDPGKREMDVLLATGEQVSIALLCMALNDLGVPAVSMTGAQVGIITDRSHTKAKIQRIDRETIMRHLDQGKVVVVAGFQGVDPSGDVTTLGRGGSDTTAVALAAALGASSCEIFTDVDGVFTADPRIEPSARLIPEIPYDEMAEMAGLGAKVMQLRSIEFGRRYGVAILVRNSMNDNPGTWIREAQGMEEPLVRAITHNADEIKIVLKSVPDVPGIAARVFRSLAREKVRLDMIIQSIAQSAVNDIAFTVSREDLPSAKLAAESICREIGGKELVIEDDVGKVSVVGAGITQDASIAADMFEALAEIGINIQMISTSGSRISCIIDRKRLADAVRALHKRFELAG